In Intestinibacillus sp. Marseille-P6563, a single genomic region encodes these proteins:
- a CDS encoding TnpV protein, whose amino-acid sequence MSKLTYTRCGDYYIPDLKLSEQPEAPIGKYGRMRQRYLKEHRPGLYSSLILSEKLYPHLLEIDRAARERMDAMLPRMMEAAGVTEELKARDPMRWVGLMNTLKVQAEETVIIEIIME is encoded by the coding sequence ATGAGCAAATTGACTTACACCCGCTGCGGAGATTACTACATCCCCGACCTTAAACTTTCCGAGCAGCCGGAAGCTCCAATCGGCAAGTATGGCCGTATGCGGCAACGCTACCTGAAGGAACACCGGCCCGGCCTTTACAGCAGCTTGATTTTGAGCGAAAAGCTGTACCCGCACCTGTTGGAGATTGACCGGGCGGCGCGTGAACGGATGGACGCCATGCTGCCCCGCATGATGGAGGCGGCAGGCGTCACCGAGGAACTGAAAGCCCGTGACCCCATGCGCTGGGTGGGGCTGATGAACACGCTGAAGGTGCAGGCGGAGGAAACAGTTATTATAGAAATTATCATGGAGTGA
- a CDS encoding recombinase family protein yields MRNEKITPLYERLSRDDELQGESNSISHQKQMLEEFARRNGLPNPTHFTDDGVSGTRFDRPGFLAMMEEVEAGRVEAIVIKDMSRLGRDYLKVGQVMEILRQRGVRLIAINDGVDSLKGDDDFTPFRNIMNEFYARDTSRKIRSVFKSKGMSGKHLTGTVIYGYLWDEKREHWLVDEEAAEVVRRIFSLTMEGYGPYQISKLLSEAKVEIPAVHLARFHEGVNRTKPVKDPYGWGSSTIVSILKKREYLGHTINFKTRKHFKDKKSHYVDESEWTIFENTHEAIIDQETFDNVQRIRANVRRYPDGWGEAHPLTGLMYCADCGGKMYVHRVNNGKRDPQFTCSQYSKIPCGTLCGTQHRIRAEAVLTLITDMLRAIAEYSKNDRAEFIHTVQETQAAQQTADISKKRKRLAAAQKRAGELEKLICKIYEDNALGKLPDARYEALDAQYAKEQDALNAEITELEKAVTGYEQSRKSAEKFIALIDKYENFDTLTNTMLNEFVEKILVHERARKGSQDTTQEVEIYFNFVGRYIPPALQPVPLTPEEQEELRKKEERKDRLHQNYLRRKANGKQKEWEERYNAKRKAQVEAAKAAIRAEDMEKGIFIPAGQLPRQEPRKATLPASAAV; encoded by the coding sequence ATGAGAAACGAGAAAATCACCCCTCTGTATGAGCGTTTGAGCCGCGATGATGAGTTACAGGGCGAGAGTAACTCCATAAGCCATCAAAAGCAGATGTTAGAGGAGTTTGCCCGCCGGAATGGTCTGCCGAACCCCACCCACTTCACCGATGACGGCGTATCAGGAACCCGTTTTGACCGCCCCGGCTTTCTGGCGATGATGGAGGAAGTCGAGGCCGGACGGGTGGAGGCCATTGTTATCAAAGACATGAGCCGCCTGGGGCGTGACTATCTGAAAGTCGGTCAGGTCATGGAGATTTTGCGGCAGCGCGGTGTCCGGCTGATCGCCATCAATGACGGTGTAGACAGTCTGAAAGGCGATGATGATTTTACCCCTTTCCGCAACATTATGAACGAGTTTTACGCCCGCGACACCAGCCGGAAAATCCGCTCCGTGTTCAAATCCAAAGGCATGAGCGGCAAGCACCTGACCGGCACCGTTATCTACGGCTATCTGTGGGATGAAAAGCGGGAACACTGGCTTGTGGACGAAGAAGCCGCCGAAGTGGTACGCCGTATCTTTTCCCTGACGATGGAGGGCTACGGCCCCTATCAAATCTCCAAGCTGCTGTCCGAGGCAAAGGTTGAAATCCCCGCTGTCCATCTGGCACGCTTTCACGAAGGAGTAAACAGGACGAAGCCGGTCAAAGACCCCTACGGCTGGGGATCATCCACCATTGTGAGCATCCTGAAAAAGCGGGAATACCTGGGCCACACCATCAATTTCAAAACCCGCAAGCACTTCAAGGACAAGAAAAGCCACTATGTTGACGAAAGCGAGTGGACGATTTTCGAGAATACCCATGAGGCCATTATCGACCAAGAAACCTTTGACAATGTGCAGCGTATCCGGGCAAATGTCAGGCGTTACCCGGACGGCTGGGGCGAGGCCCATCCCCTGACAGGCCTGATGTACTGCGCCGACTGCGGCGGCAAGATGTATGTCCATCGCGTCAATAATGGCAAGCGTGACCCACAGTTTACTTGCAGCCAGTACAGCAAAATACCATGCGGGACGCTTTGCGGCACACAGCACCGCATCCGGGCCGAGGCTGTCCTGACCTTGATAACCGATATGCTCCGGGCCATCGCGGAATATTCCAAGAATGACCGGGCCGAGTTTATCCACACCGTCCAGGAAACGCAGGCCGCCCAGCAGACCGCCGACATATCCAAGAAACGGAAACGGCTGGCCGCCGCCCAAAAGCGGGCTGGGGAACTGGAAAAGCTGATTTGCAAAATCTATGAGGACAATGCCCTGGGCAAGCTGCCGGACGCCCGGTATGAGGCCCTGGACGCACAGTATGCCAAAGAGCAGGACGCTCTCAATGCGGAAATCACGGAACTGGAAAAGGCCGTTACCGGCTATGAGCAGAGCCGGAAATCTGCGGAGAAGTTTATAGCCCTGATTGACAAGTATGAGAATTTCGACACGCTGACAAATACCATGCTCAACGAGTTTGTAGAGAAAATTCTTGTCCATGAACGCGCCCGCAAAGGCAGCCAGGACACTACGCAGGAGGTTGAAATCTACTTCAATTTTGTGGGCCGGTATATCCCGCCCGCCTTGCAGCCGGTTCCCCTGACCCCGGAGGAACAGGAAGAACTGCGGAAGAAGGAGGAACGCAAGGACAGGCTTCACCAGAACTACTTGCGCCGCAAGGCTAATGGCAAGCAGAAGGAATGGGAAGAACGCTACAACGCCAAGCGCAAGGCCCAGGTGGAGGCGGCAAAGGCCGCGATCCGGGCCGAGGACATGGAAAAAGGCATTTTTATCCCTGCCGGTCAGCTACCCAGGCAGGAGCCGCGCAAGGCCACCTTACCGGCCAGTGCCGCAGTTTAA
- a CDS encoding reverse transcriptase domain-containing protein has product MRNPIHVLKSLEEKASVSNYKYERLYRNLYNPEFYLLAYANIAKSQGSMTQGVDGQTLDNMSLPRINRIIESIRNRTYQPKPAKRKYIPKKNGKLRPLGITSTDDKLVQEVVRMILEAIYEPTFSNNSHGFRPKRSCHTALTQVKKNFTGVTWIVEGDIKACFDNFDHHVLVELLRKRISDEAFIGLIWKFLKAGYMEQWQYNCTYSGVPQGSGISPICANIYLSELDNYMQEYKEKYDCEPERRRTTREYERASRRYRKARKALMGAEKSTPELVKEFKDSRRKKMNQHYYNPFEEGFKKIQYNRYADDFVIGVIGSKKDAEKIKEDVKIFLQEKLHLEMSEEKTKVTHSSKPVRYLGYDFKVIHSKNMKRCKNGDMKRVWYGKVFLYMPKEKWIKKAMERGAIQVKRNNDTGKEMWRPMPRKDLMNRSDAEIVSTFNSEIRGLYNFYRIAENVGALHKYYYMVRYSMLKTLAGKHRTNVSVIKKRHMVNGVLRIPYDTTKGRKYCEFYHDGFRKHSDGYDNVADVMPSYRKYDSRHTIVNRIKAGVCEICGEHADYLCMHHVRTLKSLKGRDIFEQKMLKMRRKSLALCPDCFELLHETKESR; this is encoded by the coding sequence ATGAGAAATCCGATTCATGTCTTGAAAAGCCTTGAAGAAAAGGCAAGTGTAAGTAACTACAAATATGAAAGATTATATCGCAACCTATACAATCCAGAGTTCTATCTCCTTGCATATGCGAACATTGCGAAGTCGCAGGGGAGCATGACGCAGGGGGTAGACGGGCAGACGCTGGACAACATGAGCCTGCCGAGAATTAACCGGATTATTGAATCCATACGCAACAGGACATATCAGCCAAAGCCTGCAAAAAGAAAGTACATTCCTAAAAAGAACGGGAAACTTCGCCCGTTGGGAATCACTTCTACTGATGATAAGTTAGTGCAGGAAGTGGTCAGAATGATTCTTGAAGCAATCTATGAGCCGACATTCAGCAACAATTCACACGGTTTCAGACCAAAAAGAAGCTGTCACACGGCACTTACGCAAGTGAAGAAAAACTTCACAGGTGTTACATGGATTGTCGAGGGAGACATTAAGGCGTGCTTTGATAACTTCGACCATCATGTGTTGGTTGAATTACTGCGGAAAAGGATTTCAGACGAGGCTTTTATCGGTCTAATCTGGAAGTTCCTGAAAGCCGGATATATGGAACAATGGCAGTACAACTGCACCTACTCCGGTGTTCCGCAGGGCAGCGGTATCAGTCCGATATGTGCAAACATCTACCTCAGCGAACTGGACAACTATATGCAGGAATACAAAGAAAAGTATGATTGCGAGCCAGAACGCAGAAGGACGACCAGAGAATACGAGCGGGCGTCCCGGAGATACAGAAAGGCACGTAAAGCGTTAATGGGCGCAGAAAAATCAACTCCTGAACTGGTAAAAGAATTTAAGGATTCCAGAAGGAAGAAGATGAATCAGCACTATTACAATCCGTTTGAGGAAGGCTTCAAGAAAATCCAGTACAACCGTTACGCCGATGATTTTGTAATCGGCGTTATCGGCTCCAAAAAGGACGCAGAAAAAATCAAGGAAGATGTAAAAATCTTTCTCCAAGAAAAACTGCATTTGGAAATGTCCGAGGAAAAGACGAAAGTCACCCATTCCAGTAAGCCGGTACGCTATCTGGGGTACGATTTCAAAGTAATCCATTCCAAGAACATGAAGCGTTGTAAAAACGGCGACATGAAACGGGTGTGGTATGGAAAAGTATTCCTGTATATGCCGAAAGAAAAATGGATTAAAAAAGCGATGGAACGGGGAGCGATACAGGTGAAACGCAACAATGACACAGGCAAAGAAATGTGGCGGCCTATGCCAAGGAAAGACCTGATGAACCGCAGCGACGCAGAGATTGTGTCTACTTTCAATTCCGAAATTCGAGGGTTATATAACTTCTATCGGATAGCAGAAAACGTAGGCGCATTGCACAAGTATTACTACATGGTGCGGTACAGCATGTTAAAAACTCTGGCAGGAAAGCACAGAACGAATGTCAGTGTTATTAAGAAGCGGCACATGGTAAACGGAGTACTGAGAATCCCATACGATACAACTAAGGGACGTAAATACTGCGAATTTTACCATGATGGATTCAGAAAGCACAGCGACGGCTATGACAATGTGGCAGACGTTATGCCGAGTTATAGGAAATATGACAGCAGGCACACGATAGTAAACCGCATAAAAGCCGGAGTATGCGAGATTTGCGGGGAACATGCAGACTATTTATGTATGCACCACGTAAGAACGCTGAAATCGCTGAAAGGCAGGGATATATTTGAGCAGAAAATGCTGAAAATGAGAAGAAAATCTCTGGCTCTCTGCCCTGACTGCTTTGAACTCTTACACGAAACCAAAGAATCAAGGTGA
- a CDS encoding PcfB family protein, whose protein sequence is MQEEVTQKTIALSVNVGKGAARLTEQALQKAIQKFLEQKSKAPHGKQTMRQLMKQNAGVSNIEITDSNIKAFESTAKKYNIDFSLKKVKGEQTRYLVFFKGRDADVMTAAFQEFSAKKLIRDKKPSIRKALAAAKDKAKQLNAARDKVKKIDRGREI, encoded by the coding sequence TTGCAGGAGGAAGTAACCCAAAAAACGATTGCCCTATCCGTCAACGTGGGAAAAGGCGCGGCAAGGCTTACCGAACAGGCGTTGCAGAAAGCAATCCAAAAGTTTTTGGAGCAGAAAAGCAAAGCCCCGCATGGGAAACAGACCATGCGGCAGCTTATGAAGCAAAATGCGGGTGTTTCCAACATCGAGATCACCGACAGCAATATCAAAGCCTTTGAGAGTACCGCGAAGAAGTACAACATAGATTTTTCTTTGAAAAAGGTTAAGGGCGAACAGACCCGTTACCTTGTGTTTTTCAAAGGCAGGGACGCGGACGTTATGACCGCAGCGTTTCAAGAGTTTTCCGCAAAGAAGCTGATTAGGGATAAAAAGCCCTCTATCCGCAAAGCCCTTGCCGCAGCAAAGGACAAGGCGAAGCAGCTTAACGCCGCCCGCGACAAGGTAAAGAAAATAGACAGGGGGCGCGAGATATGA
- a CDS encoding DUF6017 domain-containing protein yields MAVFRVERNTGYTVMSNHHLRNKELTLKAKGLLSQMLSLPEDWDYTLAGLSHINREKIDAIREAVKELEKAGYIVRSRERDEKGRLRGADYVIYEQPQPKEPEAATSSEQPPTSDLPTLENPTLDNPTLEKPTQEKPTLENPTQLNKDISSKEQSITDLSSTHSIPFHSLNPLPYEQDEAATPPERKRTEAKTNSAIEIYREIIKDNIDYDILIQDPKMDKDRLDEIVEIMLETVCTARKTIRIAGDDYPAELVKSKFMKLNSSHVEFVLDCMRENTTKIRNIKQYLKAVLFNAPSTIDSYYTALVNHDFYGSK; encoded by the coding sequence ATGGCAGTTTTTCGAGTTGAGAGAAATACGGGCTATACCGTTATGAGCAACCACCACTTGCGCAATAAGGAACTCACCTTAAAGGCAAAAGGCTTGCTTTCGCAAATGCTGTCCTTACCCGAAGATTGGGATTATACCCTTGCGGGCTTATCTCACATCAACCGGGAGAAGATCGACGCAATCCGCGAAGCGGTCAAAGAACTTGAAAAAGCCGGATATATCGTCCGCAGCCGGGAACGCGACGAGAAAGGACGTTTGCGCGGTGCGGATTATGTCATATATGAGCAGCCGCAGCCCAAAGAGCCGGAAGCAGCTACCAGCAGTGAACAGCCGCCTACATCGGATTTACCTACATTGGAAAATCCAACATTGGATAATCCAACGTTGGAAAAACCTACGCAGGAAAAACCTACGTTGGAAAATCCAACGCAATTAAATAAAGATATATCAAGTAAAGAACAATCAATTACTGATCTATCAAGTACCCATTCCATTCCTTTCCATTCCCTAAATCCCCTGCCTTATGAGCAGGACGAAGCGGCTACGCCGCCGGAAAGGAAAAGAACGGAAGCGAAAACAAACAGCGCAATAGAGATTTATCGGGAAATCATCAAAGACAACATCGACTATGACATTCTCATTCAAGACCCCAAAATGGATAAAGACCGTTTGGACGAGATTGTAGAAATCATGCTGGAAACCGTCTGCACAGCCCGAAAGACAATCCGTATCGCCGGGGACGACTACCCCGCCGAACTTGTCAAATCAAAGTTTATGAAGCTGAACAGCAGCCACGTTGAGTTTGTTTTGGACTGCATGAGGGAGAACACAACCAAAATCCGCAACATCAAGCAGTATCTTAAAGCGGTGCTGTTCAACGCGCCGAGTACCATTGACAGCTACTATACCGCCCTTGTCAATCACGACTTTTACGGCAGCAAATGA